A stretch of Arachis hypogaea cultivar Tifrunner chromosome 15, arahy.Tifrunner.gnm2.J5K5, whole genome shotgun sequence DNA encodes these proteins:
- the LOC112747475 gene encoding phosphoribulokinase, chloroplastic-like yields MATCTLYSTQCFNTISSTPSSKTHLGFHQRQVVFYTTTNNKRSSNKRSGNNNTGRYVITCAAGDTVVIGLAADSGCGKSTFMRRLTSVFGGAAEPPKGGNPDSNTLISDTTTVICLDDYHSLDRTGRKEKGVTALDPRANDFDLMYEQVKALKEGIAVEKPIYNHVTGLLDPPEVIKPPKILVIEGLHPMFDARVRDLLDFSIYLDISNEVKFAWKIQRDMAERGHSLESIKASIEARKPDFDAYIDPQKQYADAVIEVLPTQLIPDDNEGKILRVRLIQKEGIKHFSPVYLFDDGSTISWIPCGRKLTCSYPGIKFFYGPDTYFGNEVSVVEMDGQFDRLDELIYVESHLSNLSTKFYGEVTQQMLKHADFPGSNNGTGLFQTIVGLKIRDLYEQIITSKAETPVGAAKA; encoded by the exons ATGGCAACTTGCACTCTCTACTCCACACAATGTTTCAACACAATCTCATCAACCCCATCATCAAAAACACATTTAGGATTCCACCAAAGACAAGTAGTGTTCTACacaacaaccaataacaaaagaAGCAGCAACAAGAGAAGCGGAAACAACAATACCGGCCGCTATGTAATAACATGCGCGGCCGGGGACACGGTGGTGATTGGTCTTGCCGCAGACTCAGGCTGCGGCAAGAGTACCTTCATGAGAAGGCTAACAAGTGTGTTCGGGGGCGCGGCCGAGCCGCCCAAGGGCGGAAACCCGGACTCGAACACACTTATTAGTGACACAACCACCGTGATATGCTTGGATGATTACCATTCATTGGATAGAAccggaagaaaagagaagggtgTGACTGCACTTGATCCAAGAGCCAATGATTTTGACCTCATGTATGAACAAGTTAAGGCTCTTAAGGAAGGAATTGCAGTTGAGAAACCTATTTACAACCATGTCACTGGTCTCTTGGATCCACCAGAAGTCATCAAACCTCCCAAAATCTTGGTCATTGAAGGTTTGCATCCAAT GTTTGATGCTCGGGTCAGAGATCTCTTGGACTTCAGCATCTACTTAGACATTAGTAATGAGGTTAAATTCGCATGGAAAATTCAG AGAGACATGGCAGAGCGTGGACACAGTCTTGAAAGCATCAAGGCTAGCATTGAAGCAAGGAAGCCTGATTTTGATGCTTATATTG ATCCTCAAAAGCAATATGCAGATGCAGTGATAGAAGTGTTGCCAACTCAGCTGATCCCAGATGACAATGAAGGGAAGATTCTAAGAGTGAGGCTGATACAGAAAGAAGGGATTAAACACTTTAGCCCTGTTTATTTGTTTGATGATGGTTCCACCATTTCTTGGATTCCATGTGGAAGGAAGCTTACATGCTCTTACCCTGGCATCAAATTCTTCTATGGACCTGATACTTACTTTGGAAATGAG GTGTCAGTTGTAGAAATGGATGGTCAATTTGACAGATTAGATGAACTAATATATGTAGAGAGCCATCTAAGCAACCTGTCAACAAAGTTCTATGGAGAAGTGACTCAACAGATGTTGAAGCATGCTGACTTCCCTGGAAGCAACAATGGTACTGGTCTCTTCCAAACCATTGTTGGTCTCAAGATTAGAGACTTATATGAACAGATCATAACCTCCAAGGCTGAGACTCCTGTTGGAGCAGCTAAGGCTTAG